A part of Acidisarcina sp. genomic DNA contains:
- a CDS encoding cytochrome c: protein MWRWSINPIDPIRYGRFACLAVAIGSVLALGGCRQDMHNQPKMIPQRGTSFFADGRSARPQVANTVARGQLRENSYFYTGVVAAANGYREERDEMPFPVTLQVLERGQERFNIYCTPCHSRVGNGLGMIVQRGYKQAANFHDSVRRTQKLSHYFYVMTNGYGAMPDYSAQLTPEDRWAVAAYIRALQLSQDATPADVPAGEHVENLKDVAEQLGYPANFAGPWELPATAVQVLHPDSSQGTPAMAPAAPAPPPLVVPAPGQPAAKTKSTANPPSGAQPQGAK, encoded by the coding sequence TTGTGGAGGTGGAGTATTAACCCGATCGATCCAATCCGCTACGGCCGGTTCGCCTGCCTCGCTGTCGCCATCGGCTCGGTGCTTGCCCTCGGCGGCTGCCGCCAGGACATGCACAACCAGCCCAAGATGATTCCCCAGCGTGGCACCTCCTTCTTTGCCGATGGCCGCTCCGCACGCCCGCAGGTAGCCAACACCGTGGCTCGCGGACAATTGCGGGAGAACTCCTACTTCTACACCGGGGTGGTCGCTGCCGCCAACGGCTACCGGGAAGAGCGCGACGAGATGCCCTTTCCCGTCACCCTGCAGGTGCTCGAGCGTGGCCAGGAGCGCTTCAATATCTATTGCACTCCCTGTCACTCGCGCGTCGGCAACGGCCTCGGCATGATCGTCCAGCGGGGCTACAAGCAAGCCGCCAACTTTCACGACTCGGTTCGCCGCACGCAGAAGCTGAGCCACTATTTCTACGTCATGACCAACGGCTACGGAGCCATGCCCGACTACTCTGCGCAGTTGACGCCGGAGGATCGCTGGGCGGTCGCTGCCTATATCCGCGCCCTGCAGTTGAGCCAGGACGCAACCCCAGCCGATGTACCGGCCGGGGAGCATGTTGAAAATCTCAAGGATGTCGCCGAGCAGCTTGGCTACCCGGCAAACTTCGCCGGCCCATGGGAGTTGCCCGCTACCGCCGTGCAGGTGCTCCACCCGGATAGCAGTCAGGGCACGCCGGCGATGGCGCCTGCCGCACCTGCTCCGCCGCCACTCGTGGTACCGGCTCCAGGGCAGCCCGCCGCGAAGACAAAATCCACAGCTAACCCACCCAGTGGCGCGCAGCCACAGGGCGCGAAGTAA
- a CDS encoding cytochrome c3 family protein → MAQIFDRSSNALARMSLVLTGLIVIALGVTLDQLQRSPWVTRQGQRADQPVPFSHKHHVQGLGLQCQYCHTSVEKSSYAGIPPTKTCINCHAQIWTNANLLLPVRTSWAMGNSITWTKVHDLPDYAYFNHSIHVNKGLGCSTCHGRVDEMPLMYQQNTLQMEWCLNCHRNPAKNLRPTTEIYNMAWQSPTTDKPVWCTTSGLKSGIPTAQTVNCVTTDPAPGGVQAASLAMLPASQRSVAAIVPASLSYTRFTSQDALGKYLLQQYNIRSPRELSSCEVCHR, encoded by the coding sequence ATGGCGCAGATTTTTGACCGCAGCTCGAACGCGCTGGCCCGGATGAGCCTGGTTTTAACCGGCCTCATCGTCATCGCGTTGGGTGTGACGCTCGATCAGTTGCAACGGTCGCCCTGGGTGACCCGGCAGGGGCAGCGCGCCGATCAGCCTGTCCCCTTCAGCCACAAACACCATGTCCAGGGATTGGGCCTGCAATGCCAGTACTGTCATACCTCGGTCGAGAAATCGAGCTATGCCGGCATTCCGCCCACCAAGACCTGTATCAACTGCCATGCGCAGATCTGGACGAATGCCAATCTGCTGCTGCCGGTTCGTACCTCCTGGGCGATGGGCAACTCCATCACCTGGACCAAGGTGCACGATCTCCCCGATTACGCCTACTTCAACCACTCCATCCATGTGAATAAGGGCCTGGGCTGCTCCACCTGCCATGGCCGCGTGGACGAGATGCCGCTGATGTATCAGCAGAACACCCTGCAGATGGAGTGGTGCCTCAACTGCCATCGCAATCCGGCGAAGAACCTACGTCCCACGACTGAGATCTACAACATGGCCTGGCAATCGCCGACGACGGACAAGCCCGTCTGGTGCACCACCAGCGGCCTCAAGTCGGGCATACCCACCGCGCAGACAGTGAATTGCGTGACGACGGACCCGGCTCCAGGCGGAGTGCAGGCTGCTTCGCTTGCAATGCTTCCGGCCAGCCAGCGGAGCGTCGCCGCAATCGTCCCGGCCTCGCTCAGCTATACGCGGTTTACCAGCCAGGACGCTCTCGGCAAATATCTGCTCCAGCAGTACAACATTCGATCGCCGCGGGAGTTGAGCAGTTGCGAGGTGTGCCACCGATGA
- the nrfD gene encoding NrfD/PsrC family molybdoenzyme membrane anchor subunit, producing the protein MATKDVQVNDPMIDPATGETRVIAPGHTFKSITEKISRIVLTSHTPLGWFGGFVVASSVAGILMVAVTWLFLKGTGIWAITQPVAWGFAIINFVWWIGIGHAGTLISAILLLFKQSWRNSINRFAEAMTLFAVVCAAMFPVIHTGRPWLAIYWLFPYPNTMNVWPQFRSPLMWDVFAVSTYAIISLVFWYVGLIPDLGTMRDRSKTRLGQYVYGMCALGWRGSVRHWMRYETASLLLAGLATPLVLSVHTVISFDFAVATLPGWHTTIFPPYFVAGAIYSGFAMVITLAVPIRKFYGLEDLITLRHLDNMGKVMLATGFIVAYGYGMEVFMAWYSASKWESFMMWNRMHGPMGWSYAVLITCNIVTPLITLWSRKLRRNPTFMFLLSLVVNTGMWFERFVIVVTSLYRDYLPSSWGTYRATRWDYATFIGTLGLFTFLFFLFIRFLPMIPMSEIRVMLPQAKINEAEALHEAGD; encoded by the coding sequence ATGGCAACCAAAGACGTTCAGGTGAATGACCCGATGATCGACCCGGCGACTGGGGAAACCCGGGTCATTGCTCCGGGGCATACCTTCAAATCGATCACGGAGAAGATCTCCCGTATCGTGCTTACGTCGCATACGCCGCTGGGCTGGTTCGGCGGCTTTGTAGTCGCCAGCTCGGTCGCTGGAATATTGATGGTGGCCGTTACCTGGCTCTTCCTCAAGGGTACCGGGATCTGGGCCATTACCCAGCCCGTTGCCTGGGGCTTCGCCATCATCAACTTCGTCTGGTGGATCGGTATCGGCCATGCCGGAACGCTGATCTCGGCGATCCTGCTGCTCTTCAAGCAGAGCTGGCGTAACTCCATCAACCGCTTTGCCGAGGCCATGACGCTGTTTGCCGTCGTCTGCGCCGCCATGTTCCCCGTCATCCATACCGGACGTCCCTGGCTGGCGATTTACTGGCTCTTCCCCTACCCCAACACGATGAACGTGTGGCCGCAGTTCCGCTCCCCGCTTATGTGGGACGTCTTCGCGGTCTCTACCTATGCCATCATCTCGCTCGTCTTCTGGTATGTCGGTTTGATCCCCGACCTGGGAACGATGCGCGACCGTTCGAAGACCAGGCTTGGTCAATATGTCTACGGCATGTGCGCCCTCGGCTGGCGCGGCTCGGTGCGCCACTGGATGCGCTATGAGACGGCTTCTCTGCTGCTCGCCGGCCTGGCGACGCCGCTGGTCCTCTCCGTGCACACGGTCATCAGCTTCGATTTCGCTGTGGCCACGCTGCCCGGTTGGCATACCACCATCTTCCCGCCCTACTTCGTCGCCGGAGCCATCTATTCGGGATTCGCGATGGTGATTACGCTGGCCGTTCCCATTCGCAAGTTCTACGGACTAGAGGATCTCATCACCCTTCGCCACCTCGACAACATGGGCAAGGTGATGCTCGCCACCGGCTTTATCGTGGCCTACGGCTATGGCATGGAAGTCTTCATGGCGTGGTACTCCGCCAGCAAGTGGGAGAGCTTCATGATGTGGAACCGCATGCATGGCCCCATGGGCTGGTCCTATGCGGTACTCATCACCTGCAACATCGTCACACCGCTGATCACTCTGTGGTCGCGCAAGCTGCGCCGGAACCCCACTTTTATGTTCCTGCTCTCGCTGGTGGTCAATACCGGCATGTGGTTCGAGCGCTTCGTTATCGTCGTCACCAGCCTGTATCGCGATTACCTGCCCTCCTCCTGGGGCACCTACCGCGCCACTCGCTGGGACTATGCAACCTTCATCGGAACGCTGGGACTCTTTACGTTCCTCTTCTTCCTCTTTATTCGCTTCCTGCCCATGATCCCCATGTCTGAGATCCGCGTCATGCTTCCTCAGGCCAAGATCAATGAGGCGGAAGCCCTGCATGAGGCTGGTGACTAA
- a CDS encoding SCO family protein, with translation MQSSVATTNRLYGRIHSGLFAAAVLALTMLLPAPAPAQVAGPGDKVMGEQNDHLPTVLTKVKITQNLNKMIPLDGQFRDETGKQVHMGDYFGKRPAILALVYYQCPMLCSEELNGLVSALEMVKFTPGKDFDVIVVSIDPSEGPDLARAKKAMYLKRYGHPETGDGWHFLTGMQPPINALADATGYGYVRVPGPDGKLTQFAHASAIQIVTPEGRLAQYYMGVEYSPKDLRLGLVEASQHKIGTPVDAILTYCYHYDPSLNRHSLVVARIVQLGGLITVLLLGGFMVVMFRRDYVRDGESRSATKVNG, from the coding sequence ATGCAGAGCAGCGTAGCAACCACAAATCGGCTCTATGGCAGAATCCACAGCGGCCTCTTCGCTGCGGCGGTTCTCGCCCTCACGATGCTGCTGCCTGCTCCCGCGCCCGCTCAGGTTGCTGGCCCCGGCGATAAGGTTATGGGAGAGCAGAACGACCATCTGCCGACCGTGCTCACCAAAGTAAAGATCACCCAGAATCTCAATAAGATGATCCCCCTCGACGGGCAGTTCCGTGACGAGACTGGCAAGCAGGTCCACATGGGCGACTACTTCGGCAAGCGCCCGGCGATCCTCGCCCTGGTGTATTACCAGTGCCCCATGCTCTGTTCCGAGGAACTCAACGGCCTGGTCAGCGCGCTGGAGATGGTGAAGTTCACCCCCGGCAAGGATTTCGACGTCATCGTCGTCAGCATCGATCCCAGTGAAGGGCCCGACCTGGCTCGCGCCAAGAAGGCGATGTATCTCAAGCGCTACGGCCACCCGGAGACCGGCGATGGCTGGCACTTCCTTACCGGAATGCAGCCGCCCATCAACGCGCTCGCCGATGCTACTGGCTACGGCTATGTCCGCGTTCCGGGGCCGGACGGCAAGTTGACGCAATTTGCACACGCCAGCGCGATTCAGATCGTTACCCCCGAGGGCAGGCTGGCGCAGTACTACATGGGTGTGGAGTACTCGCCGAAAGATCTGCGGCTGGGACTCGTCGAAGCATCCCAGCACAAAATCGGCACACCGGTCGACGCGATTCTTACCTACTGCTACCACTATGATCCGTCACTCAATCGGCACAGTCTGGTGGTCGCGCGCATAGTTCAGCTTGGCGGTCTCATTACAGTCCTGTTGCTGGGCGGTTTCATGGTGGTCATGTTCCGGCGCGATTATGTCCGCGACGGCGAATCCCGCAGCGCAACCAAAGTGAACGGATAA
- a CDS encoding TAT-variant-translocated molybdopterin oxidoreductase — translation MSSSQNPHNLGTNNPFTVHATADKVSNDIVGNFDSPSDPRERQHLESPAPLTPEAAAELVTIAAAPMHASELKQSPQANALTLEAAREQLSGKKGKKYWRSLDELADTPAFHEMLGREFPSQASEWVDPVSRRGFLKLMSASLALAGLSGCTKQPDEPIYPYIKQPEDLILGKPVYFATAHPFPMGAVPLLVKSDAYRPIKLDGNPEHPYNRGASDAITQGTLLGLYDPDRSPHVTFRGETSEWPAFQSALRAKLAEKKSSGGAGIAFLSSTITSPTLAGQWKKAQALYPNLKLVQYDPVNRDSAYAASKAAFGEYLDAQYRLNAADVIVSLDADFLSGIAHPGFLKLAADYARRRKLEPGVEMNRFYAVESTTTTTGLKAEHRLTLKASQVADFAAALAAAVGAGSSSVPALSTEAQKFLQAVAKDLKAHAGSSVVIPGEQQPAAVHLAAIAINQALGNVGKTVVYTETVNPMPAEQNADLRALVADMNAGKVEWLVVLNANPLYDAPADLDFESALNKVGMLAHLGSHLDETGQLAQWHINSTHYLEMWSDARAYDGTVTIIQPMIDPLYGGHSAHDVLQSLLDLPNLSAYEAVRETWRPVLKGDFELSWRKALHAGFIEDTAFAPKTVSAKPAAALPAAAAGGDGFEVIFRPDPNLYDGRYSNIGWLQELPKPVTNLSWDNAALVSMDTMGKLKATEADILEIEVKGRKVLAPVLVMPGHPEDSITVYLGYGRRQAGRVGSGAGFDSYAIRTSDAPLIATGARVRNTGKRWELAVTKSHYGDHRSVANGGDGSGTHSMEGNEALDRGIIRYATLEEFRANPEFAHVGREAPAKDDSLFPGFSYDKNAWGMAIDLNSCIGCNACVVSCYAENNIAVVGKQQVMIGRNMQWLRIDTYFEGDLSAPQAHFQPMTCQHCENAPCEQVCPVGATVHTPEGLNTMVYNRCVGTRYCSNNCPYKVRRFNFLLFSDFETESLKLMRNPDVSVRSRGVMEKCSYCVQRINAAKIEADKENRQIRDGEIVTACQQACPTHAIEFGNIKDKNSRVAKLKAQQRNYQVLADINTRPRTSYTAGVINPNPELSPAHSVQSS, via the coding sequence ATGAGCAGCAGCCAGAACCCGCACAACCTGGGCACAAACAACCCTTTCACGGTCCATGCAACGGCAGATAAGGTGAGCAACGATATCGTGGGAAATTTCGACAGCCCCAGTGATCCTCGCGAAAGGCAGCACCTGGAGTCCCCTGCGCCCCTGACGCCCGAGGCTGCTGCGGAGCTGGTCACCATCGCCGCTGCTCCGATGCATGCCTCCGAGCTGAAGCAGAGCCCGCAGGCCAACGCGCTCACGCTCGAAGCGGCCCGCGAACAGCTCAGCGGCAAGAAGGGGAAGAAGTATTGGCGCAGCCTGGATGAGCTCGCCGATACTCCGGCCTTCCACGAGATGCTGGGTCGCGAGTTTCCCTCGCAGGCATCGGAGTGGGTCGATCCCGTCTCCCGTCGCGGATTCCTCAAGTTGATGAGCGCCTCGCTTGCGCTGGCCGGCCTCTCCGGTTGCACCAAGCAGCCCGACGAGCCCATCTATCCCTACATCAAGCAGCCGGAAGACCTCATCCTCGGCAAGCCTGTCTACTTTGCTACCGCGCATCCGTTTCCCATGGGAGCGGTTCCGCTGCTGGTCAAGAGTGACGCCTACCGGCCCATCAAGCTGGACGGCAATCCAGAGCACCCCTACAATCGCGGCGCCTCGGACGCAATCACGCAGGGCACGCTGCTGGGCCTCTATGATCCCGATCGTTCGCCGCATGTCACCTTCCGCGGCGAAACCAGCGAGTGGCCCGCATTTCAGTCCGCGCTCCGCGCCAAGCTCGCGGAGAAGAAGTCTTCCGGCGGAGCAGGCATCGCCTTCCTCTCCAGCACGATCACCTCTCCCACGCTGGCGGGGCAGTGGAAGAAGGCGCAGGCCCTCTATCCCAACCTCAAGCTGGTGCAGTACGACCCTGTCAATCGAGACTCCGCCTATGCCGCCTCCAAGGCTGCCTTTGGCGAGTATCTCGATGCTCAGTATCGGCTCAATGCCGCCGACGTGATCGTTTCGCTCGACGCCGATTTTCTCTCCGGCATCGCACATCCCGGCTTCCTCAAGCTGGCTGCCGATTATGCTCGCCGCCGCAAGCTCGAACCCGGCGTGGAGATGAATCGCTTCTACGCCGTGGAGAGCACCACCACCACGACCGGACTCAAGGCCGAGCATCGTCTCACCCTTAAGGCCTCGCAGGTGGCAGATTTTGCGGCTGCACTTGCGGCCGCTGTGGGTGCCGGTTCCTCGTCGGTTCCGGCTCTGAGCACGGAAGCGCAAAAGTTTCTCCAGGCGGTTGCCAAGGATCTCAAAGCGCACGCCGGAAGCTCCGTGGTTATTCCAGGCGAGCAGCAGCCGGCAGCCGTGCATCTGGCTGCCATCGCTATCAACCAGGCACTCGGCAATGTCGGTAAGACGGTGGTCTACACCGAGACGGTGAACCCCATGCCCGCCGAGCAGAACGCCGACCTTCGCGCCCTGGTTGCCGATATGAACGCAGGCAAGGTGGAGTGGCTCGTCGTCCTCAACGCCAATCCGCTGTATGACGCACCTGCGGATCTGGATTTTGAGAGCGCGCTGAATAAGGTCGGCATGCTGGCTCATCTTGGCTCGCATCTCGACGAGACCGGCCAGCTTGCGCAGTGGCACATCAACTCCACCCATTATCTTGAGATGTGGTCCGACGCTCGCGCCTATGACGGCACGGTGACCATCATCCAGCCGATGATCGATCCGCTCTACGGCGGCCACTCGGCACACGATGTTCTGCAGTCCCTGCTGGATCTCCCGAATCTTTCCGCTTACGAAGCCGTCCGTGAGACATGGAGGCCCGTGCTCAAGGGGGATTTCGAACTCTCCTGGCGCAAGGCTCTCCACGCAGGTTTCATTGAGGATACGGCCTTTGCGCCGAAGACGGTCTCTGCCAAACCTGCTGCGGCGTTGCCCGCTGCGGCTGCCGGCGGCGATGGCTTTGAAGTGATCTTCCGTCCCGATCCGAACCTATACGATGGCCGCTACTCCAACATCGGCTGGCTGCAGGAGCTGCCCAAGCCTGTCACCAATCTCTCCTGGGATAATGCGGCTCTGGTCAGCATGGATACCATGGGCAAGCTCAAGGCGACCGAGGCGGACATCCTCGAAATTGAGGTGAAAGGGAGAAAGGTTCTCGCGCCCGTCCTCGTCATGCCCGGCCACCCGGAGGACAGCATCACGGTTTATCTAGGGTATGGCCGCCGTCAGGCAGGCCGCGTGGGCAGTGGAGCCGGATTCGACAGCTATGCCATCCGCACCTCGGATGCGCCGCTGATTGCCACCGGAGCGCGGGTCCGCAACACCGGCAAGCGCTGGGAACTCGCCGTGACCAAGAGCCACTATGGCGATCATCGCTCAGTTGCCAACGGTGGCGATGGCAGCGGCACGCACTCGATGGAAGGGAACGAGGCGCTGGATCGCGGCATCATTCGCTACGCCACGCTGGAGGAGTTCCGCGCCAATCCCGAGTTCGCGCACGTGGGCCGCGAAGCGCCCGCGAAGGACGACAGCCTCTTCCCCGGCTTCAGCTATGACAAGAATGCCTGGGGGATGGCCATCGATCTCAACTCCTGCATCGGCTGCAACGCATGCGTCGTCAGCTGCTACGCTGAGAACAACATTGCCGTTGTCGGCAAGCAGCAGGTCATGATCGGCCGCAACATGCAGTGGCTGCGGATCGATACCTACTTTGAAGGCGATCTCTCTGCTCCCCAGGCGCACTTCCAGCCCATGACCTGCCAGCACTGCGAGAACGCTCCCTGCGAACAGGTCTGCCCGGTTGGAGCCACGGTGCATACGCCGGAGGGCCTCAACACGATGGTCTACAACCGTTGCGTTGGCACGAGGTATTGCTCCAACAACTGCCCCTATAAGGTGCGCCGCTTCAACTTCCTCCTCTTCTCTGACTTTGAAACTGAGAGCCTGAAGCTGATGCGCAATCCCGATGTCTCCGTGCGTAGCCGCGGCGTCATGGAGAAGTGCTCCTATTGCGTGCAGCGCATCAACGCCGCCAAGATTGAGGCCGACAAGGAAAACCGGCAGATTCGCGACGGCGAGATTGTGACCGCCTGCCAGCAGGCCTGCCCGACACATGCCATCGAATTCGGCAATATCAAGGACAAGAACAGCCGCGTCGCAAAGCTCAAAGCCCAGCAGCGGAACTACCAGGTGCTCGCGGACATCAACACGCGTCCCCGCACCAGCTACACCGCTGGCGTCATCAACCCGAACCCGGAACTATCGCCGGCGCACTCCGTGCAGAGCAGCTAG
- a CDS encoding DUF3341 domain-containing protein, whose amino-acid sequence MAQVEGIYGLLAEFDTPTELIVAARAAYDSGWRRLDCYTPYPVEEAAEAIGFHSNRVPLVCLIGGLLGLAAMFGLETWISVLAYPLNIGGRPYYSWPAFIVPAYEWTILFAGLSAAFGMLAMNGLPSPYHPLFNAPNFRTGASTDKFFLCLEANDPKFSLAEARQYLEEFRPVSVVEVEY is encoded by the coding sequence ATGGCCCAAGTTGAAGGAATCTACGGATTGCTGGCAGAGTTCGATACTCCCACGGAGTTGATCGTTGCGGCCCGGGCCGCCTACGACTCCGGGTGGCGCAGGCTCGACTGCTATACCCCCTATCCGGTGGAAGAGGCCGCCGAAGCCATCGGCTTCCACAGCAACCGTGTCCCTCTCGTTTGCCTCATCGGAGGATTGCTGGGACTCGCGGCCATGTTCGGCCTGGAAACCTGGATCTCGGTGCTCGCCTATCCCCTGAATATCGGAGGGCGTCCCTACTACTCGTGGCCTGCCTTCATCGTCCCCGCGTATGAGTGGACCATCCTCTTTGCCGGTCTCTCCGCGGCCTTTGGCATGCTGGCCATGAATGGACTGCCTTCGCCCTACCACCCGCTCTTCAACGCGCCTAATTTCCGTACCGGCGCCAGCACGGACAAGTTCTTTCTCTGCCTGGAGGCGAACGATCCCAAGTTCTCACTTGCCGAAGCCAGGCAGTATCTCGAGGAGTTTCGTCCGGTATCCGTTGTGGAGGTGGAGTATTAA
- a CDS encoding aldehyde dehydrogenase family protein, whose product MTSKRPGKQPPAKKTARATTGKKPKTTKTASARPAKLDVTPFLLSGKPHTSGELLPVHSPWDNSVVGTVPVATRVQALLAVHAAEKIFPVTRAIPAYQRQHILSVISRRLVAERDSLAATIVAEAGKPIRTALAEVDRAAFTFQVAAAEVVRQEGEVLPLDLLPGAEGRWGMLRRFPIGPVFAITPFNFPLNLVAHKLAPAIAAGCPVLLKPSPRTPLSALALGRIVLEAGWPIEALSVLPMATEDAEWLVEFEDRLKVLSFTGSAAVGWRLKALAGSKHVVLELGGNAAMIVHGDCGDLDPIVARAVAGAFSYSGQSCISVQRIFVERPIFQTFTWKMVESTAKIVCGDPASDFTDVGPVIQEADAERIVSWIEEARHQGAKVLAGGGRTNSLVEPTILSGTKSPMKVVDQEIFGPVVDIEAYDDFDSALQRVNHSRFGLQAGLFTRDAGRIQRAYETLDVGAVIVGDSPSWRIDSMPYGGVKQSGEGREGVRWAIREMTQSRLLVMAL is encoded by the coding sequence ATGACCAGCAAGCGACCTGGCAAGCAGCCACCAGCGAAAAAAACGGCTCGTGCAACCACCGGCAAGAAGCCGAAGACCACAAAAACCGCATCAGCGCGGCCGGCAAAACTCGACGTCACACCTTTTCTGCTCAGCGGTAAGCCGCACACTTCCGGCGAGTTGCTCCCGGTCCACTCCCCCTGGGACAACTCCGTTGTGGGCACAGTGCCGGTAGCGACCCGCGTTCAGGCTCTGCTGGCCGTCCACGCGGCGGAAAAAATCTTCCCCGTCACCCGCGCCATTCCCGCTTACCAGCGGCAGCACATCCTCTCCGTCATCAGCCGGCGGCTGGTTGCCGAGCGGGATTCTCTGGCCGCCACCATCGTTGCCGAGGCGGGCAAGCCCATCCGTACCGCGCTCGCCGAGGTCGATCGTGCCGCCTTTACGTTCCAGGTTGCAGCCGCAGAGGTGGTTCGCCAGGAAGGGGAAGTGCTTCCCCTCGATCTGTTGCCCGGCGCGGAAGGCCGCTGGGGCATGCTGCGCCGCTTTCCCATCGGGCCTGTGTTCGCCATTACGCCCTTCAACTTCCCCCTGAACCTGGTTGCCCATAAGCTGGCGCCTGCCATCGCCGCCGGCTGCCCTGTCCTGCTCAAGCCCTCTCCGCGGACACCTCTCAGCGCGCTGGCGCTCGGGCGCATCGTGCTCGAAGCCGGCTGGCCCATCGAGGCTCTCTCCGTTCTCCCCATGGCCACCGAAGACGCCGAGTGGCTCGTCGAATTCGAGGACCGCCTCAAAGTACTCAGTTTTACTGGAAGCGCTGCCGTAGGCTGGAGGCTCAAGGCACTCGCCGGATCCAAGCACGTGGTTCTCGAACTTGGCGGAAATGCCGCCATGATCGTGCACGGGGATTGCGGCGACCTCGACCCCATCGTCGCCAGGGCCGTCGCCGGAGCCTTCAGCTATTCCGGCCAAAGCTGTATCTCTGTCCAGCGCATCTTCGTCGAGCGCCCAATCTTTCAGACCTTTACGTGGAAGATGGTCGAGAGCACCGCGAAGATTGTCTGCGGCGATCCGGCCAGCGACTTCACCGACGTCGGCCCGGTTATACAAGAGGCGGACGCGGAGCGCATCGTCTCCTGGATTGAGGAAGCTCGCCATCAGGGAGCGAAGGTTCTTGCCGGAGGCGGCCGCACCAACTCGCTCGTCGAACCCACCATCCTCTCCGGCACCAAAAGTCCCATGAAAGTGGTCGATCAGGAGATCTTTGGACCCGTTGTTGACATTGAAGCCTATGACGACTTTGATTCCGCCCTGCAACGTGTCAATCATTCCCGCTTCGGCCTTCAGGCCGGACTCTTTACCCGCGATGCAGGACGCATCCAGCGAGCCTATGAAACGCTCGATGTCGGCGCTGTCATTGTGGGCGATAGCCCATCCTGGCGCATCGACTCCATGCCCTACGGCGGAGTCAAGCAATCCGGCGAAGGACGCGAAGGCGTGCGCTGGGCTATCCGGGAAATGACACAGTCAAGGTTACTTGTTATGGCTCTATAA
- the coxB gene encoding cytochrome c oxidase subunit II, whose product MSHISPVIWQFLEKWLTTFAIFPPEASAIAPYTDALYFFLLLISLAGLAIVAILIVAFSIMYRKEVHPEPTQIEGSTLLEATWTIIPLALFMVCFVWGALLYFRIYNPPTNAMNIYIVGKQWMWKAEHPGGQHEINALHVPINKPVQLTMISQDVFHSFSIPAFRVKREVIPGRYSTVWFEATKPGTYHLFCTQYCGTSHSAMIGDIVVLSQEDYKAWLATSTSGASLAQNGERLFASLSCNACHSGDAAARGPNLASVYGSKVQLANGAFVNADEAFLRESILNPSMHTIAGYAPIMPTYQGQISEEGLIDVVEYIKNLNSNYRVQQTLNTSELAPTQQTVKPGAASGTSSGTAAPSVPGMVK is encoded by the coding sequence ATGTCTCATATAAGTCCAGTCATTTGGCAGTTTCTCGAGAAGTGGCTCACCACCTTCGCCATCTTTCCGCCGGAGGCCTCGGCGATCGCGCCCTATACGGATGCGCTCTACTTCTTCCTCCTCCTTATCAGCCTGGCGGGGCTGGCGATCGTCGCGATTCTCATCGTCGCCTTCTCCATCATGTATCGCAAGGAAGTGCACCCGGAGCCGACGCAGATTGAAGGCTCCACCCTGCTTGAGGCCACGTGGACCATCATCCCGCTGGCTCTCTTCATGGTCTGCTTTGTCTGGGGCGCGCTGCTCTATTTCCGCATCTACAATCCGCCCACCAACGCCATGAATATCTATATCGTGGGCAAGCAGTGGATGTGGAAGGCCGAGCATCCCGGCGGACAGCATGAGATCAATGCGCTGCACGTTCCCATCAATAAGCCGGTGCAGCTCACCATGATCTCCCAGGATGTCTTTCACAGCTTCTCGATTCCCGCATTCCGCGTGAAGCGCGAAGTCATCCCCGGCCGCTATTCGACTGTCTGGTTTGAGGCTACAAAGCCCGGAACCTATCATCTCTTCTGCACGCAGTATTGCGGCACATCGCACTCCGCCATGATCGGCGATATTGTCGTGCTGTCGCAGGAGGACTACAAAGCCTGGCTTGCCACCTCGACCAGCGGCGCCTCGCTGGCACAGAACGGCGAGCGCCTCTTTGCCAGCCTCAGTTGCAATGCCTGTCACTCCGGCGACGCAGCGGCGCGCGGTCCTAACCTGGCCAGCGTCTACGGATCGAAGGTGCAACTGGCCAACGGGGCCTTTGTCAACGCCGATGAGGCCTTCCTCCGCGAATCGATCCTCAATCCGTCCATGCACACTATTGCCGGATACGCGCCGATTATGCCGACCTATCAGGGACAGATCAGCGAAGAGGGCCTGATCGATGTCGTCGAATACATCAAGAACCTCAATTCCAACTACCGCGTCCAACAGACGTTAAATACCAGCGAGCTCGCGCCGACGCAGCAGACAGTCAAGCCCGGCGCGGCCTCTGGAACCAGCTCGGGAACTGCGGCACCCAGCGTGCCGGGGATGGTGAAGTAA